The Campylobacter sp. RM16189 genome has a segment encoding these proteins:
- the murG gene encoding undecaprenyldiphospho-muramoylpentapeptide beta-N-acetylglucosaminyltransferase, translating into MIVICGGGTGGHLAIAKTLNEEIASRDIKTIFIGSTNGQDRQWFENDQNFSSKFFLPSQGVVNKKGFNKLISLFNIVKLAFKCRQIFKDNKVKAVISVGGYSAAPAAFAAIISNIPLFIHEQNSIVGNLNKILKPFAKEFFSSYDEPKFDYPVADKFFDTSRERKELRTIIFLGGSQGASAINSLALNLAMILKEKNIKIIHQCGKNSLDNLREEYKKLGFTDKTLELFDFSKEIELKMKEADLAISRAGASTLWELCANNLPTIFIPYPYAANDHQVHNAKFLVDQNLATFCFQKDNQIDKNEILRLIESINLKEISLNLKHQIYKNSAKKIIDEILFKITSLR; encoded by the coding sequence ATGATAGTAATATGCGGTGGTGGCACCGGAGGACATCTGGCTATCGCAAAAACCCTCAATGAAGAGATTGCAAGTCGTGATATAAAAACCATCTTCATAGGCTCAACTAACGGACAAGATAGGCAATGGTTTGAAAATGATCAAAATTTCAGCTCTAAATTTTTCCTGCCTAGCCAAGGAGTAGTTAACAAAAAAGGCTTTAATAAGCTTATTTCACTTTTTAATATCGTAAAACTAGCTTTTAAATGCAGGCAAATTTTTAAGGATAATAAAGTAAAGGCCGTAATAAGCGTAGGTGGTTACAGTGCAGCGCCTGCGGCATTTGCAGCCATTATATCAAATATACCGCTTTTTATACACGAACAAAACTCCATAGTCGGAAATTTAAATAAAATTTTAAAACCATTCGCAAAAGAGTTTTTTAGCTCATACGATGAGCCTAAATTTGACTATCCTGTAGCGGATAAATTTTTTGACACCTCGCGAGAGAGAAAAGAGCTAAGAACTATAATATTTCTAGGAGGCTCTCAGGGCGCATCGGCTATAAATTCACTTGCTTTAAATCTAGCTATGATATTAAAAGAAAAAAATATAAAAATAATTCATCAATGCGGTAAAAATTCGCTTGATAACTTACGAGAAGAGTATAAAAAGCTTGGATTTACAGATAAAACTTTAGAACTTTTTGACTTCAGCAAGGAGATAGAGCTAAAGATGAAAGAGGCTGATTTAGCCATAAGTAGAGCTGGGGCTAGCACACTTTGGGAGCTTTGCGCCAACAATTTACCAACCATATTTATACCCTACCCTTATGCAGCAAACGACCATCAAGTGCATAATGCGAAATTTTTAGTAGATCAAAATTTGGCTACATTTTGCTTTCAAAAAGATAATCAAATAGATAAAAATGAGATTTTAAGGCTAATAGAGTCTATAAATTTAAAAGAAATTTCACTAAACTTAAAACATCAGATATACAAAAACAGTGCAAAAAAAATCATAGATGAAATCTTGTTTAAGATAACTTCTCTCCGATAG
- a CDS encoding SH3 domain-containing protein, which yields MLKRIAIFLIAVFAIAQEPSIFDMMGGERSEKVIKKTPLQTIAPTNEPEINISETQIYQTVEPSQLIITTSHMPKEVYAGEIFKFGITANIQSNIVVDIQTTVLENENLKWLNKNLQWENIGNGIYKSEIFLEANSTEPKNTNITINLKRNGEFFQTANTTINLPSLKQIKSDQNFSHVVANSLEIKKHKTNKFDDKNLIMIVELVGKNTNITDFWLNDPAIFKQGVDSVSGNFNSHSGFYFAIFTPEKTSLDFSYFNLKNKKLESFFLPVIVEDDEISTQIGLNPKQSKFEIYKDTAGYILLATSFILFLIKRNSIFLVLTLIFGAYGIYSYNPLGNAVLKKNVSIKILPTQNSSIFFTTENEEKVEILGERKEFKKVLLNDGKVGWVLKDDIIKN from the coding sequence TTGCTAAAACGTATTGCCATATTTTTGATAGCCGTTTTTGCTATCGCTCAAGAGCCTAGTATCTTTGATATGATGGGAGGCGAAAGAAGCGAAAAGGTTATCAAAAAGACTCCGCTACAAACCATAGCGCCTACAAACGAGCCTGAAATCAATATATCTGAAACTCAAATTTATCAGACGGTAGAGCCAAGCCAGCTTATAATCACAACCTCGCATATGCCAAAAGAGGTCTATGCGGGCGAGATTTTTAAATTCGGAATTACTGCAAATATTCAATCAAATATAGTCGTAGATATCCAAACAACGGTACTAGAAAATGAAAATCTAAAATGGTTGAATAAAAATTTGCAATGGGAAAATATCGGCAACGGAATTTACAAAAGTGAGATATTTTTAGAGGCTAACTCAACAGAGCCAAAGAATACAAATATAACCATAAATTTAAAAAGAAATGGTGAATTTTTCCAAACTGCAAATACAACTATCAATCTACCAAGCTTAAAACAGATAAAAAGCGATCAAAATTTTAGCCATGTAGTAGCAAACTCTCTAGAAATTAAAAAACATAAAACAAACAAATTTGATGACAAAAATTTAATTATGATAGTTGAGCTAGTCGGCAAAAATACAAACATAACCGATTTTTGGCTAAATGATCCTGCTATATTTAAACAGGGAGTTGACTCAGTAAGCGGGAATTTCAATTCGCATAGCGGTTTTTATTTTGCGATTTTTACTCCCGAAAAAACTTCTCTGGATTTTAGCTATTTCAATCTAAAAAACAAAAAGCTAGAAAGCTTTTTTCTTCCTGTCATAGTCGAAGATGACGAAATAAGCACTCAAATCGGACTAAATCCAAAACAAAGCAAATTTGAAATTTACAAAGATACAGCCGGATATATTCTACTGGCAACTTCCTTTATTTTGTTTTTAATCAAAAGAAATAGTATATTTTTAGTATTGACACTGATTTTTGGAGCTTATGGAATATATAGCTATAACCCTTTGGGGAATGCGGTGCTTAAAAAAAATGTAAGTATAAAAATTCTCCCTACTCAAAATTCAAGCATATTCTTTACGACTGAAAATGAAGAAAAAGTAGAAATTTTAGGAGAAAGAAAAGAATTTAAAAAAGTCTTGCTAAATGATGGCAAGGTTGGCTGGGTGTTAAAAGATGATATTATCAAGAATTAA
- the htpG gene encoding molecular chaperone HtpG, whose amino-acid sequence MAKKADKFEFQTEVNELLNLMIHSLYSNKEIFLRELISNASDALDKLNYLCLTNDDYKTLNYLPRIDIILDKDKKTLTISDNGIGMNKDDLINNLGTIARSGTKNFVKELSGEAKKDSALIGQFGVGFYSAFMVANKIEVLSKKALESKAFLWSSDATSYEIKESQKDTHGTIITLFLKDSEFSEFYRIEGIIKKYSNHIPYPIFADKEDYIPPKDGEKEGSYETKNIQINKASALWKLNKSNIKANEYNDFYKQISHDSADPLAYFHTKAEGKIEYTTLFFIPATEPFDLFRVDYQSGVKLYVKSVFISDDAKELLPPFLRFVRGIIDVEDLPLNVSREILQENKIMANIKDQSIKKILTELNKIKDKDREKYIKFYKLFGKVLKEGLYGFNNDKEQILDLALFKSSKRDGLVSLKEYKEQMKEDQKSIYYISGNNESMLRNSPLLESFKKNDIEVLIMDEEIDTIVMPMVYEFDKTPIKPVNHSDIDSEIKTKEDKVDESKHTEILVKMREILKDDVKDVKLSSRLSDSAAVLIYDKNDPDFSMQTILKQMGQTNLPKVKPILEINPNHEIFEKLNKNEAMIYDISTLLLDMAKINEGMNIENPLEFSKTLTRVMLKAL is encoded by the coding sequence ATGGCAAAAAAAGCAGATAAATTTGAATTTCAAACTGAAGTGAACGAGCTTTTGAATCTCATGATTCACTCGCTATATTCAAATAAAGAGATTTTTCTAAGAGAGCTAATATCAAACGCATCAGACGCTCTTGATAAATTAAACTATCTTTGTTTAACCAACGATGATTATAAGACTTTAAATTACTTACCTAGAATCGATATCATCCTAGACAAAGATAAAAAAACACTCACAATCAGCGATAACGGCATAGGCATGAACAAAGATGATTTGATAAACAATCTAGGCACTATCGCAAGAAGTGGAACGAAGAACTTTGTAAAAGAGCTTAGCGGTGAAGCTAAAAAAGATAGCGCGCTTATCGGACAGTTTGGAGTTGGATTTTACTCAGCATTTATGGTTGCCAATAAAATAGAAGTTTTAAGCAAAAAAGCCCTTGAAAGTAAAGCCTTCTTATGGAGCTCCGACGCAACAAGCTATGAGATTAAAGAGAGTCAAAAAGACACTCACGGAACAATCATAACTTTATTTTTAAAAGATAGTGAATTTAGCGAATTTTACCGCATAGAAGGCATTATAAAAAAATATTCTAACCATATTCCGTATCCTATCTTTGCTGATAAAGAAGATTATATCCCGCCAAAAGACGGAGAAAAAGAGGGAAGCTACGAGACAAAAAATATCCAGATAAATAAAGCCTCTGCTCTATGGAAGCTAAATAAATCAAATATCAAGGCTAATGAATATAATGATTTTTACAAACAAATCAGCCATGACAGCGCGGATCCTTTGGCATATTTTCATACTAAAGCCGAAGGAAAGATAGAATACACCACCCTATTTTTTATCCCGGCCACAGAGCCGTTTGATCTATTTAGAGTGGATTATCAAAGTGGCGTCAAGCTATATGTAAAAAGCGTATTTATAAGCGATGACGCAAAAGAGCTTTTGCCGCCATTTTTAAGATTTGTAAGAGGAATAATAGATGTTGAGGACTTGCCGCTTAACGTAAGCCGTGAAATTTTACAAGAAAATAAGATAATGGCAAATATAAAAGATCAAAGCATCAAAAAAATATTAACTGAGCTTAATAAAATCAAAGACAAAGATAGAGAAAAATACATAAAATTTTACAAACTATTTGGAAAAGTCCTTAAAGAGGGACTTTATGGATTCAATAACGATAAAGAGCAAATTTTAGATCTTGCACTATTTAAATCTAGCAAGAGAGATGGTCTGGTTAGTCTAAAAGAATACAAAGAACAGATGAAAGAGGATCAAAAAAGCATATATTATATAAGTGGAAACAACGAGTCTATGCTAAGAAATTCACCTCTTCTGGAAAGCTTTAAGAAAAATGATATTGAGGTCTTGATAATGGATGAGGAAATTGATACTATAGTAATGCCTATGGTATATGAATTTGACAAAACTCCTATCAAGCCTGTAAATCACTCCGATATCGATAGCGAAATAAAAACAAAAGAAGATAAGGTTGATGAGAGCAAGCACACTGAAATTTTAGTAAAAATGCGTGAAATTTTAAAAGATGATGTAAAAGACGTCAAGCTTAGCTCCAGACTTAGCGACTCGGCTGCTGTTTTGATATATGATAAAAACGATCCTGACTTTTCTATGCAAACTATATTAAAGCAGATGGGTCAGACAAATTTGCCAAAAGTTAAACCGATTTTAGAGATAAATCCAAATCATGAAATTTTTGAAAAATTGAACAAAAACGAGGCTATGATCTATGATATATCTACTCTACTTCTTGATATGGCAAAGATCAATGAGGGAATGAATATAGAAAATCCTTTAGAATTTAGCAAAACCTTAACTAGAGTAATGCTAAAAGCACTATAA
- a CDS encoding lysophospholipid acyltransferase family protein, whose amino-acid sequence MILSRIKAAYFAVEFTISIFLVVFFMWLFKNNIRTIRRIWARTQRFFGFYSIKIEGEFSQDANMIIMNHQSMLDIVVLEEVHPKNLCWIAKKEIGEIPVIGKILSLPKMIAVDRESRHSLVKLVKEAQDRINNGRVLAIFPEGTRSQTDTLLPFKGGAKIIVDRLNLKVQPIVIVGSDIMDVKNFSFKNGEIKIICLDVVDTSDKNWLEITREKMQKVLDKERNTSKN is encoded by the coding sequence ATGATATTATCAAGAATTAAAGCCGCCTATTTCGCGGTTGAATTTACAATCAGTATTTTTTTAGTTGTGTTTTTTATGTGGCTTTTTAAAAATAACATTCGCACTATAAGGCGTATTTGGGCAAGAACACAGAGGTTTTTTGGATTTTACTCTATAAAAATCGAAGGAGAATTTAGCCAAGACGCCAATATGATTATTATGAATCATCAAAGCATGCTAGATATAGTGGTTCTAGAAGAAGTGCATCCTAAAAATCTTTGTTGGATAGCCAAAAAAGAGATAGGAGAGATACCTGTAATAGGCAAAATTTTAAGCTTGCCAAAAATGATCGCCGTAGATAGAGAGAGTAGACACTCTTTGGTAAAATTGGTAAAAGAGGCGCAAGATCGGATAAATAACGGGCGCGTTTTAGCTATTTTTCCTGAAGGAACTAGATCTCAGACAGATACGCTTTTGCCCTTTAAAGGTGGAGCAAAAATAATAGTAGATAGGCTAAATTTAAAGGTACAGCCTATAGTTATAGTCGGAAGCGATATAATGGATGTTAAAAATTTCAGCTTCAAAAACGGCGAGATTAAAATAATCTGTCTTGACGTCGTTGATACTAGCGATAAAAATTGGCTAGAGATCACACGCGAAAAAATGCAAAAAGTCCTTGATAAAGAGCGAAATACTAGTAAAAACTAA
- a CDS encoding methyl-accepting chemotaxis protein has protein sequence MSLFQSKGFQRLLMILSIASILVLGYIFLQMRSVSEDLVGAAQKQLTSYKLADELRQSSDDLTSLVRTFVATNGNPIYEKQYNQVLDIRNGKIPRPDTKEQISLKDLMQKEGFTQDEFKKLESAEGKSTDLAKLEIKAIDIIKKYGSKDEAMELVFGKTYNDYKAEISKPIDEFFALVEQRTTQSFEFFKDNLANLQIIFLTLLIVTIILVALLAYVSEKVPEGLLGAKASKIEEVVKEVSKGNLAVAIKTDNPNSAIGLLKTAVDNLKALISEVKHLSAENSSVSYELSAAAIQTGKNVENSSNIIQETTNKATTIKEQIENSIEEAKKSKADMEAASSGIIEANNAIEHLSNKIQSSVEVELDLASRISQLSSDAEQVKGVLAVINDIADQTNLLALNAAIEAARAGEHGRGFAVVADEVRKLAERTQKSLVEINATINIIVQAISDSSEKMNSNSRQIGELTLVADEVRDKIVFMSNSMQKAIIMSDARVEDYIKTGDNIKQIIYGMSNINNISSENTKSVEEIANATDHLNKMTEILNNKLSEFKT, from the coding sequence ATGTCGCTATTTCAATCAAAAGGCTTTCAGCGTCTTTTGATGATTTTAAGTATAGCTTCGATACTTGTTTTAGGATATATCTTCCTACAAATGCGAAGCGTGTCAGAAGACTTAGTAGGTGCTGCACAAAAACAGCTTACATCATATAAATTGGCTGACGAACTTAGGCAAAGCTCTGATGACTTGACTAGTCTTGTTAGAACTTTTGTGGCTACTAATGGAAATCCGATTTATGAAAAACAATACAATCAAGTATTGGATATAAGAAATGGAAAAATTCCTAGACCTGATACGAAAGAGCAAATTTCTCTAAAAGATCTTATGCAAAAAGAGGGATTTACACAGGATGAATTTAAGAAGTTGGAATCTGCTGAAGGAAAATCTACAGATCTTGCCAAGCTTGAAATAAAAGCTATAGATATTATTAAAAAATACGGTTCTAAAGATGAAGCTATGGAGCTTGTATTTGGTAAAACCTACAATGACTACAAAGCTGAAATTTCTAAACCTATAGATGAATTTTTCGCTTTAGTTGAGCAAAGAACAACACAAAGCTTTGAGTTTTTTAAAGATAACCTGGCAAACCTTCAAATTATATTCTTGACTTTATTGATAGTAACGATCATACTTGTAGCTCTGCTTGCATATGTTAGCGAAAAGGTTCCAGAAGGGCTTCTTGGAGCAAAAGCATCAAAGATAGAAGAAGTTGTCAAAGAGGTTTCAAAAGGAAATTTAGCAGTAGCTATAAAAACAGACAATCCAAACAGTGCAATTGGGCTTTTAAAAACAGCTGTTGATAACTTAAAAGCTCTAATAAGCGAAGTTAAACATCTCTCTGCAGAAAACTCATCAGTCTCATACGAGCTATCTGCAGCAGCTATTCAAACTGGAAAAAACGTTGAAAACTCATCAAATATAATTCAGGAAACTACAAATAAAGCTACAACTATAAAAGAGCAAATTGAAAATTCCATAGAAGAAGCTAAAAAGAGCAAGGCTGATATGGAGGCTGCGAGTAGCGGTATCATAGAAGCAAATAACGCCATAGAGCATCTAAGCAACAAAATTCAATCCAGTGTCGAAGTTGAGCTTGATCTTGCAAGTAGAATTTCTCAACTTAGTAGCGACGCAGAGCAAGTAAAAGGTGTGTTAGCTGTAATAAACGATATAGCAGATCAAACAAACCTATTAGCACTCAATGCAGCTATCGAAGCGGCAAGAGCTGGCGAGCACGGGCGCGGGTTTGCAGTAGTTGCCGATGAGGTTAGAAAACTGGCCGAAAGAACTCAAAAAAGCCTAGTGGAGATAAATGCTACAATAAATATTATAGTGCAAGCTATATCAGACTCAAGCGAGAAGATGAACTCAAATTCTAGACAAATAGGAGAGCTTACTTTAGTGGCGGATGAGGTTAGAGACAAGATAGTATTTATGAGCAATAGTATGCAAAAAGCTATAATTATGTCTGATGCCAGAGTTGAAGACTATATAAAAACCGGTGATAATATAAAGCAAATTATCTATGGAATGTCAAATATCAACAACATCTCATCCGAAAATACAAAGAGCGTCGAAGAGATAGCAAACGCGACAGATCACTTAAATAAAATGACAGAGATACTAAATAATAAACTTTCTGAGTTTAAAACTTGA
- a CDS encoding imidazole glycerol phosphate synthase translates to MDKMDYPSILKNINDIKSELALLLNIEIAKEATQMSIAEFSTLVDSIKVHDILESKDSMYFANVFDNEEYYYNISLYLDQIIRKISIKTEKKGVSLETSSKLQEASKNIKKIIDLFVLEYGNLLKADSKRWIQKNTKEMKTIKNILKDLVEFQKKIDETLKIRANIISNVILSEFKVLYKFFLYSIKIAKKRHDQLLLVEIAGMTDRIISMINPIFSDKSLKTEELIYHYLAYELKELKVNSIGEKLS, encoded by the coding sequence GTGGACAAAATGGATTATCCTTCAATATTAAAAAACATCAATGATATAAAGTCTGAACTTGCATTACTCTTAAATATAGAGATTGCAAAAGAGGCTACTCAGATGAGTATTGCCGAATTTAGTACTTTGGTTGACTCCATTAAAGTGCATGATATTTTAGAGAGCAAAGATAGTATGTATTTTGCAAATGTATTCGATAATGAAGAATACTATTATAATATTAGCTTATATCTTGATCAAATCATTAGAAAAATTTCAATCAAAACCGAAAAAAAGGGAGTTAGTCTTGAGACTAGTAGTAAGCTTCAAGAAGCTTCTAAAAATATAAAAAAAATTATAGATCTTTTTGTTTTAGAATATGGAAATTTGCTTAAAGCCGACTCTAAAAGATGGATACAAAAAAATACCAAAGAGATGAAAACTATAAAAAATATACTTAAAGATCTAGTTGAATTCCAAAAAAAAATAGATGAAACTCTAAAAATAAGGGCTAATATCATATCAAATGTAATTTTGAGCGAATTTAAAGTTTTATATAAGTTTTTTCTCTATAGTATCAAGATAGCTAAAAAAAGACATGATCAACTCCTGCTAGTCGAGATCGCAGGAATGACAGACAGGATAATATCTATGATAAATCCTATATTTAGCGATAAAAGCCTAAAGACCGAGGAGCTTATATACCACTATTTAGCGTATGAACTAAAAGAGCTTAAGGTAAATTCTATCGGAGAGAAGTTATCTTAA
- a CDS encoding putative peptidoglycan glycosyltransferase FtsW, whose translation MQVDKWVFYACVALITIGIIFSLSLPVFTVLFFNYEPYHFFYRQLAVGVLGIFVMWALSQLNPDKSLVWIGFGLFILCALAMGVMHALPSSMVTDAGGAKRWIRLPGFSLAPVEFFKIGFVYFLAWSFARKIDDSKKSLKEEFNLILPYLFLFLIVVYLIAVLQNDLGQVIVLALTLVMMALFAGTSLRLFGIGLFGAGMLATIAIVTSEHRILRIKSWWGTIQNIVLSILPENMANALRVADVPEPYQISHSLNAIKHGGFFGEGLGAGVFKLGFLSEVHTDFVLAGIAEEIGVLGIFGITSIIVFLLYRIFKISSRSENKVYHLFSLGIGLLISFSFLMNSYGITSITPIKGIAVPFLSYGGSSILALCVAIGMVLMISKKVSN comes from the coding sequence TTGCAAGTAGATAAGTGGGTGTTTTACGCTTGCGTCGCACTAATAACTATAGGTATTATTTTTTCACTCTCTTTGCCTGTTTTTACCGTGCTTTTTTTTAACTATGAACCATATCACTTCTTTTATAGACAGCTGGCGGTCGGAGTTTTAGGTATATTTGTCATGTGGGCTCTATCGCAGTTAAATCCAGATAAGTCACTAGTATGGATAGGCTTTGGACTATTTATCCTATGCGCTCTTGCTATGGGTGTTATGCATGCACTTCCAAGCTCTATGGTTACGGATGCGGGAGGCGCAAAAAGATGGATTAGGCTACCTGGATTTTCACTCGCTCCGGTTGAGTTTTTTAAAATAGGCTTTGTCTATTTTCTTGCATGGAGCTTTGCAAGAAAGATTGATGATAGCAAAAAGAGCTTAAAGGAAGAATTTAACCTAATACTTCCGTATTTATTTTTATTTTTGATAGTTGTTTATCTAATAGCAGTCCTTCAAAACGATCTTGGTCAGGTTATAGTTTTGGCTCTTACTCTTGTAATGATGGCTCTTTTTGCAGGAACTAGCCTTAGGCTTTTTGGGATAGGGCTTTTTGGAGCGGGCATGCTTGCCACAATCGCAATAGTAACATCAGAGCATAGAATTTTACGTATTAAATCATGGTGGGGAACTATACAAAATATAGTGCTTTCAATACTGCCTGAAAATATGGCAAACGCCTTAAGAGTAGCAGATGTGCCTGAGCCATATCAAATTTCGCACTCGCTAAACGCGATAAAGCACGGCGGATTTTTCGGAGAAGGGCTTGGCGCAGGAGTATTTAAACTAGGCTTTTTAAGCGAGGTTCATACCGACTTCGTATTAGCGGGTATAGCTGAAGAGATTGGTGTATTAGGAATATTTGGTATCACTTCAATAATCGTATTTTTACTATATAGAATATTTAAAATTTCATCAAGAAGCGAAAATAAGGTCTATCATCTATTTTCACTAGGCATAGGGCTTTTGATATCATTTTCTTTTCTTATGAACTCTTACGGAATTACTTCCATAACCCCTATTAAAGGTATAGCGGTACCATTTCTAAGCTACGGAGGAAGTTCTATTTTAGCACTTTGCGTGGCTATAGGGATGGTTTTGATGATAAGCAAAAAGGTATCAAACTAA
- a CDS encoding ATP-dependent helicase — protein sequence MPLSRLNSDQYSAATAPFGHNLIIASAGTGKTSTIVARIAHLLNLGVNPSKILLLTFTNKASSEMIERLERYFDKKITSKITAGTFHSVSYSLLKSLEKNIVLKQPSELKTLLKSLVERRRFQHLGEAKAYGGAYLYDLYSLYQNSSNEESFYEWFKARNEEQSVYAEIYEDILSEFEQEKAKFGYADFNDLLIKMRNELKKGAPLKYDEILIDEYQDTNTLQGSLIDAFNTKSLFCVGDFDQSIYAFNGANIEIIGSFKDRFKDASVYALNINYRSSSSILALANKVISNNPRLYDKKLIVSREGNLPSPKLLVYDELFNQYSNIAEIISNSKFSKENIAIIFRNNSSADGLEVALKERGVSSKRKGGISFFESREIKALMDIYAILINPKDIMAFIHVCEYAKGVGAALSKEMFDLIVKVGHGNLIDGFLNPDDKVNAFEKKKKNYQLGLFDEFSEIGEMSRFSKLKFSDKFFSHPILKMQKLNENAAVFLYEIYNFLLHARRLSRPNSLINEIKNSKIYSLIADFLATKRATMKNGNIDESLKAEAIEKIMAKVEILSELSKNYSDLEKFYNFITLGSNEMSEGEGVNLLSVHASKGLEFDQVFIVDLAQNRFPNLKLMGMGGSLEEERRLFYVAVTRARDELYLSYAKYDKIKRVTYQPSRFLIEAGMAKEKI from the coding sequence ATGCCACTTTCAAGACTAAATTCGGATCAATACAGTGCTGCAACTGCGCCTTTTGGGCACAATCTTATCATAGCAAGCGCAGGCACAGGCAAGACTTCAACGATCGTTGCAAGGATAGCGCATCTATTAAATTTAGGAGTAAATCCTAGTAAAATTTTGCTTTTAACCTTTACAAACAAGGCCTCAAGTGAGATGATAGAGAGGCTAGAGCGTTATTTTGACAAAAAAATTACCTCTAAAATTACTGCTGGCACATTTCACTCTGTATCTTACTCTCTTTTAAAATCTCTTGAAAAAAATATAGTATTAAAACAGCCAAGCGAGCTAAAAACTCTTTTAAAAAGTCTTGTGGAAAGGCGCAGATTTCAACATTTGGGCGAAGCTAAGGCGTATGGTGGAGCTTATCTATACGATCTATATTCACTTTATCAAAATTCAAGCAATGAAGAGAGTTTTTATGAGTGGTTTAAGGCTAGAAATGAAGAGCAGTCTGTATATGCTGAAATTTATGAGGATATTTTAAGTGAGTTTGAACAAGAGAAGGCGAAATTTGGCTATGCGGACTTTAACGATCTGCTTATAAAAATGCGAAACGAACTAAAAAAAGGAGCGCCTTTAAAATATGATGAAATTTTAATAGACGAATATCAGGACACAAATACTCTGCAAGGCTCTTTAATAGATGCTTTTAATACTAAAAGTCTATTTTGCGTAGGCGACTTTGATCAAAGTATTTATGCCTTTAACGGTGCAAATATAGAGATAATTGGCTCTTTTAAAGATAGGTTTAAAGACGCTAGTGTCTATGCTTTAAATATCAATTACCGCAGTAGTTCAAGTATACTAGCCCTTGCAAATAAAGTTATCTCAAACAATCCTCGTTTGTATGATAAAAAACTGATTGTGAGTCGAGAGGGAAATTTGCCATCACCAAAGCTTCTTGTTTATGATGAGCTTTTTAACCAGTATTCAAATATTGCCGAGATAATATCAAATTCAAAATTTAGCAAAGAAAATATCGCGATAATCTTTCGTAATAACTCAAGTGCCGATGGGCTTGAGGTGGCTTTGAAAGAGCGAGGAGTAAGCTCTAAGCGAAAAGGCGGGATTAGCTTTTTTGAAAGTAGGGAGATAAAAGCTTTAATGGATATATACGCGATTTTAATAAACCCAAAAGATATTATGGCCTTTATTCATGTATGTGAATATGCTAAGGGCGTTGGAGCCGCTCTTAGTAAGGAGATGTTTGATCTGATTGTAAAAGTAGGGCATGGAAATTTGATAGATGGATTTTTAAATCCTGACGATAAAGTGAATGCTTTTGAGAAAAAGAAAAAAAATTATCAATTGGGACTTTTTGATGAATTTAGCGAGATAGGCGAGATGTCTAGGTTTTCTAAGCTTAAATTTAGTGATAAATTTTTCTCTCACCCGATACTTAAAATGCAGAAACTAAATGAAAATGCAGCTGTATTTTTGTATGAAATTTATAATTTTTTACTTCACGCAAGACGTCTTTCTAGACCAAATTCTTTAATCAACGAGATTAAAAATAGCAAAATTTACTCTCTTATCGCGGATTTTTTAGCGACTAAAAGAGCTACAATGAAAAACGGAAATATTGATGAGAGTTTAAAGGCGGAAGCTATAGAGAAAATTATGGCTAAAGTTGAAATATTAAGTGAGCTTAGTAAAAATTACAGTGATTTGGAAAAATTTTATAACTTCATAACTCTTGGCAGTAATGAGATGAGTGAAGGTGAGGGTGTAAATCTCTTAAGTGTGCATGCTAGCAAGGGGCTTGAATTTGATCAGGTTTTTATAGTCGATCTTGCGCAAAATCGCTTTCCGAATTTAAAGCTTATGGGTATGGGCGGAAGTTTGGAAGAGGAGAGAAGGCTGTTTTATGTTGCTGTTACTAGAGCAAGAGATGAGCTATATCTAAGCTATGCAAAATACGATAAGATAAAAAGAGTTACTTATCAACCAAGTAGATTTTTGATAGAAGCTGGAATGGCCAAGGAAAAAATATAA